A window of the Mauremys reevesii isolate NIE-2019 linkage group 26, ASM1616193v1, whole genome shotgun sequence genome harbors these coding sequences:
- the RNF126 gene encoding E3 ubiquitin-protein ligase RNF126 isoform X1, with amino-acid sequence MAEASPQPGRYFCHCCAAEIAPRLPDYICPRCESGFIEELPEEPRNAENGSSSSASTSDQSRHPFENVDQHLFTLPQGYGQFAFGIFDDSFEFPAFGSSGQSEDNRDSENRREREHQSRHRYGARQPRARLTARRATGRHEGVPTLEGIIQQLVNGIIAPTTIPNLGLGPWGVLHSNPMDYAWGANGLDAIITQLLNQFENTGPPPADKEKIQALPTVQITEEHVGSGLECPVCKEDYTLGENVRQLPCNHLFHNGCIVPWLEQHDTCPVCRKSLSGQNTATNPPGLTGMNFSSSSSSSSSSSPSNENSSNNS; translated from the exons ATGGCGGAGGCTTCCCCGCAGCCGGGGCGGTATTTCTGCCACTGCTGCGCGGCCGAGATCGCTCCGCGCCTGCCG GATTATATTTGCCCAAGGTGTGAATCTGGTTTTATTGAAGAACTTCCGGAGGAGCCCAG GAATGCCGAGAATGGTTCCAGCTCTTCCGCATCGACCAGCGATCAGAGCAGGCATCCATTCGAG AACGTGGATCAGCACTTATTCACCTTGCCACAGGGCTATGGCCAGTTCGCCTTCGGGATTTTTGATGACAGCTTTGAGTTTCCTGCCTTTGGGTCCAGTGGCCAATCTGAAGACAACAGGGACTCCGAGAACCGGCGGGAGAGAGAACACCAGTCTCGGCACAGATATGGCGCAAGGCAGCCCCGAGCCCGTCTCACTGCGCGGCGTGCCACTGGCAGGCACGAGGGAGTCCCGACTCTGGAAGG AATTATACAGCAGCTGGTCAATGGCATTATTGCACCTACAACAATACCAAACCTAGGACTAGGCCCTTG GGGAGTCTTGCATTCGAATCCAATGGACTATGCCTGGGGTGCCAATGGCTTGGATGCAATTATTACACAG TTATTAAATCAATTTGAAAACACTGGCCCCCCTCCAGCAGACAAAGAGAAGATCCAAGCGCTCCCCACCGTTCAGATAACAGAGGAACACGTAG GTTCCGGGCTCGAGTGTCCTGTATGTAAAGAGGATTACACACTCGGTGAAAATGTCCGGCAATTACCCTGCAATCATCTATTCCACAACGGGTGTATAGTCCCTTGGCTGGAACAG CACGACACATGCCCCGTGTGCCGGAAAAGTTTAAGTGGACAAAACACAGCCACGAATCCCCCAGGACtcacagggatgaatttctcctcctcctcgtcttcctcttcctccagctCTCCAAGTAATGAAAACTCGTCAAACAACTCATGA
- the RNF126 gene encoding E3 ubiquitin-protein ligase RNF126 isoform X2: MQGDKTLKKFTCLFLNVNAENGSSSSASTSDQSRHPFENVDQHLFTLPQGYGQFAFGIFDDSFEFPAFGSSGQSEDNRDSENRREREHQSRHRYGARQPRARLTARRATGRHEGVPTLEGIIQQLVNGIIAPTTIPNLGLGPWGVLHSNPMDYAWGANGLDAIITQLLNQFENTGPPPADKEKIQALPTVQITEEHVGSGLECPVCKEDYTLGENVRQLPCNHLFHNGCIVPWLEQHDTCPVCRKSLSGQNTATNPPGLTGMNFSSSSSSSSSSSPSNENSSNNS; the protein is encoded by the exons ATGCAAGGTGACAAGACGTTAAAGAAGTTCACTTGTTTGTTCTTAAACGT GAATGCCGAGAATGGTTCCAGCTCTTCCGCATCGACCAGCGATCAGAGCAGGCATCCATTCGAG AACGTGGATCAGCACTTATTCACCTTGCCACAGGGCTATGGCCAGTTCGCCTTCGGGATTTTTGATGACAGCTTTGAGTTTCCTGCCTTTGGGTCCAGTGGCCAATCTGAAGACAACAGGGACTCCGAGAACCGGCGGGAGAGAGAACACCAGTCTCGGCACAGATATGGCGCAAGGCAGCCCCGAGCCCGTCTCACTGCGCGGCGTGCCACTGGCAGGCACGAGGGAGTCCCGACTCTGGAAGG AATTATACAGCAGCTGGTCAATGGCATTATTGCACCTACAACAATACCAAACCTAGGACTAGGCCCTTG GGGAGTCTTGCATTCGAATCCAATGGACTATGCCTGGGGTGCCAATGGCTTGGATGCAATTATTACACAG TTATTAAATCAATTTGAAAACACTGGCCCCCCTCCAGCAGACAAAGAGAAGATCCAAGCGCTCCCCACCGTTCAGATAACAGAGGAACACGTAG GTTCCGGGCTCGAGTGTCCTGTATGTAAAGAGGATTACACACTCGGTGAAAATGTCCGGCAATTACCCTGCAATCATCTATTCCACAACGGGTGTATAGTCCCTTGGCTGGAACAG CACGACACATGCCCCGTGTGCCGGAAAAGTTTAAGTGGACAAAACACAGCCACGAATCCCCCAGGACtcacagggatgaatttctcctcctcctcgtcttcctcttcctccagctCTCCAAGTAATGAAAACTCGTCAAACAACTCATGA